From Mastacembelus armatus chromosome 9, fMasArm1.2, whole genome shotgun sequence:
GGGAAAAGATCATAACCCTTAATGAATCCCCAGTTATTTGATACACACATAGAAAATCTTggttcttttcctcttttttttctttgtttgaaacCCAGGACCATGGAGAGGAGTAGGCTGAGGATGTACGATGTATTTTTTCTCGTAAATATTGGGGATGTTATTGaaacagcaacagttttttcttGAGCACTTGCTTGTAGAGCAGCGTTAGCATCAATTTGTAGTCATGGCTGTGGCTGAGTCTAATTTTCATTCcccttttagctctgttttggtctccatcAACTCCTGAGAGAaatatcacacacactctttagCCTCTAAATGCTCCTCAGTGTTATTGACTTTATCTGTCTGCCAGGTCATGCACAGCATCTTATCAGAGGCTTAGTGAGAGCAGTTTAGCTTTAGCTtttaaccaaaacaatgagctgaaaggtGCTAAAAATCCCAATAGAGCTAAAGGGAAAACCCATGAATGACACATTTCCAGTGTTTCCAGTAATGAATGTGAGAAGCTGCTCATCTTTACTGTGCATCATTTTCATGCTTCCTAGATTTTAGGAAGAACTGGTGCAGAACAAGAAGCTGTGTGACAGCAGAGGAAGGCACAGACTGATTCAGCCTGTAAAGTCggcaggcgtgtgtgtgtgtgtgtgtgtgtgtgagtgtgtgagagacttGTCTTCTTTCCTTTGGTTGCCATGGTTTcctcacattgttttttttacacatttcttgtttttcctcgCTCTAttctttctgtggttgttttctctGGATGTCTCTCACAACACGCCtccttctgattggctggtgtTGTAGCTAGGGTTTTTGATGTTGCGTGGGAAATGAAATTTGATTGGCCAGACTCAGCCTCTTTGTTCTTGTTGAACCTTTATCTGATTTGATCTGCTGTTATCTGGTAAGAACACAGAGCTATTGTTGGTTTACAGTGACTAGTAGATGTGTTTTCTCATCAAGACATCCAGTGACCTGCACTGATGGTGACTGGCACTGTATGCCAAAGCTACAGAGGACCTGgacttaaaaatatattgactgATGCACACCATATTTTCAGATGTGCACGTTTTGTTCAAAAAAGCTCCATTATTGAGCTGCGTCCTGTGAAAAGATGGATCAACTGGTTATTATTGTCAAAGCAGGGAGCATAATGACGGAGTCCATTCATTGGTTCTACTCAGGTTTCTctggttctgtttctgtttctatgtgtgttATTGAATGCCTGATCCTTCTGACAGGCTGTTTACAGTCCATCTGTCCCCTGAAGCACTAATCCTGTAGGGGGCGGTCCACATATCACACAGctgtattttgtaaaataaacaggATGATTGATAATAATATTACTCAATTAATTAAGTCATTTGTGCCTTAACTTCCTGAAAACATTGTCACAAATAACAGTTTATGATGCCAAGATATTCAGTCTTCTGTGATATTGAACAGAAAACCTTTACTACTGAGAAGATGAAACCGATTCATTATCAGAGTTTTCTATCAGTTGACTAATTGATTAGTAACAAAAGCATTTTAGGTTTGCACCAGCTATAGTTTTTAGACATTTGGACCTTTGTTTATTGACATTTTCTGCTGAGGTTTTCTTAAAATGAAGTTACAGTACAATGTAGAGCCACCAAACAGAACTCATTTGTTTCTTCTCCATAATAATCCTTCCTTTTAGGTACATAACCAACTTGGTTTGTATATTAGATACAAATATAGAGGATAATAGAGGCAGTAACTACAGTGGAAGCTGAAAATGATGACGAAATTTTGAGGATGCACAGGTGGATGGATACTGCTGACCCAGAACGTCTTTGGAGGGTCAGCAGCATCcttcaaagtgtgtgtgtctttgtgtgtgcgtgtgtgctctGACCCCTCACAGCTGAAGTGTTTGGTCCAAAGCAGTCGTGCTTACAAAGCTCTGTATCAGAAAATACTTACAACAACCTAAAAATCAGTGCAATTAAAAGTAATAGTTGCTGTGACCTTTGCTTTTGTCCACATAGGTGTGTCAAGAATACCCACAGGAACATGAAATAGTCATGAAGACAAAGGAAAGTTCTGTGTTAACGTCTGCTTAACACCAGCTGTCTTGTCTGAACACACATTACACAATCGAGCCTGGCTGACCCTGCAGCTAATCTCTTAAACCCATTTCAGTTTCCCCTGTGTGGCATTAACGTTGCCTGCACCCTTCATTGCAACCACTAAGCTAATCTCATTAACATCACTTTCCACGGACAGGAAGCATCAGGCCTAAGAAGCACTTAGTTTTCTTGGTGGGAATATTTTATACTGAGTATTTATATTATTGCTCAGTTTTAAATTCTGCCTTTAATAAGAAATGAGCAAACCTGTTGCAGCCATTTGCAAAATACAGCCTGTGTGAGATCTCAGTTGTGTGACTTCTTTTTATTCAATGGTATTTGTCCTTAAAATGGTTGTTTATTATacattacacatttacacattacacaacggtacacatttaaaacacatacacacacattcaaatattACCAATTGCAGTTGTCTTCCTTATGTGTTATGTAACAAGATGTCCTCCATGACATCAGGTTGTTAAAGTAGGATATCACCTTTTAATCCGTACAGAATAATCTTATCTACACTCAGCATCTTTCAAAACAAAGTTTCAAGGtgctttaaataataatttcagaGATTGATAGGCTTCTCTTGAAAATTTATGGAGTCAAaccaaaatgtaaatgtcagtaACTGTCAGATTTGCTAATTATCTTCCTGTGTGCCTTCAGCAGGGCATTGTGGGTAGCCATCACTTTGTTGTTTGCAGCTATGAGATAAAGAGATTCAGCTCCACTTTGCCATGGGTGAAGCCGAAGCCTCCCTGACAGCAAATACCATCCCAGTCCTCAGTGTAAAAAGGTCATTTGTGAAGAGTGGCGTCTCAGTTATTACCCTGCCGCTGTGCAAACCTGTCTCACCGTGCTAACATTTAGCTTTAGAGCCGCAGTCTGCAGCCTCGGACGACCTTTCTCTCCCCTCTGTTTAGTAATCAAAATGATGAAGTGCTCACTGTGCACCTGCTTGTAACTGTGCTCATGAAGATCTCATCACTTTCTGCATATCTGCCACCATGAGAATCTGCATTTCtataatgtactgtaatactgtaatgTTATTTATGGCCTGCTCGTACCTACAgctttaaactttttttcttctacatctttttgtaaattttctttctttctgcttagAACCACATTTGTCTGACATCCAGACAGATTTAAGGCTTAAAATTCAGTTTCAAATTTCCTTTTAATTGGCCTCCTCTACCAGGGATTATGTTTAACCAAGTAGGTATAACAGGGGGTCTTAGTTAGCACACAACCAGTACAGGTCACGAGCTGGTGAGCGGATCAACTTAAAGCTGATTGTCAGTCCTAATCCCCTTTAAAGTCTATCTGACTCTACTagagaaaattaaatatattacaaaGGATGAATTGACACATATGCCAAATGTGATTAACCCGTGTCTTGTGGCCAATAGACAGCGATGCTGCTCAGCTTAACCTTGGCCAAATCAATATATCACCATGTAATGACAACAGATATCACAGCATTTGGATTCCCACATTCATTTGAGATAATCACCATAAACCGACAATAAAGGTTGTTAGTTTCCCAGATGTTAAACTGCACCTAAAAGTGTCTGTCACATCCAGTATTGTCTACTGCAAAACGAAGCTACAGGGTCAGGTGTAGGTTTAGAtaagagagagtgagtgaaGGGCTGAGAGAAATATATTTCTTCAGCCTGGTGCAGGAGGAAGCCTTGACAGAACAAATGACACCCTGCAACGATGCAGAAAGCCTCATAGAAGATAGCGTTAACgctaacaaacacaaagtctCAGTTATTCACTGGAATTACTGCACATGATGTGGGGGGTTATAGTGTACACTGGCATCCTAAGCCGTGAAACATAACACTTGATCTTTGCTGAGTAAAGTTTCGTCAGTGCAGATATTGTTGTGTATTGAAGCGTACGGTTAAATGAATCAGATCACAGGGCGTGAAAACTGTTTTCCTATTTAAGTTCagctattaaaaacaaacagatgatcAGCTAAATGTCTGGTAGCTTATCGAAGTGAATCATAAAGGGGCGAGATGTGAACTGGAGTCGTCTGAGGTACAACCGACTGTCGATGGGGAGGGAAATAATGGGTGCTTCATCCTGTGTTTGTcggtatgtgtgtgtcacttaGGGTGTAATGTGTGAGTGGGGATGAGATCATAGCTCTTTAAGAGTCAGctgcttggtgtgtgtgtgtgtgtgtgtgtgtgtgtgtgtgtgtgtgtgtgtgtgtgtgtgtgtgtgtgtgtgtgtgtgtgtgtgtgtgtgtgtgtgtgtgtgtgtgtgtgtgtgtgtgtgtgtgtgtgtgtgtgtgtgtgtgtggatctcACTGCTTTTACTTCACATGGTGCTGACTCACCCTGCTCAGTGTACAGACGACACTTCACGGGTATAATTTTGCTGCAGCTTattctgtggtgttttctgttGCAGCACATAAAACCACACGGCTTTATAATCAGTACTGATCATATTTTAATCCTGATGTTAAATCATTagcagtgtgtgagtgtgtacaaTGTGGGATCATTTGTATAATGTCTTCTGTAGCTCCaggcctctgctgctgtttgtggacttttgtttattttgtcttctaCCCCTTGAAGCAGTTTTAAAGTCCTACTTATTTCTTCCTATTCACTAATTATACTTTGACCTGCTTCATGTAAAGCCCCTTACAACATCGTATGAGGGAACCCGACGTGATCTCATTCCATAAAaggcaaaaatatttaattggcaatgaaaatgaatgagtgaTGAGTATAAAATATAAAGGCAGTAAAATCCATGATAGGGCTTTTATAGCTTATTGAACATGAAAAATTAGTTAATATTGTATTGATTCATCTGTAGTTCCTGATTTTTATGACCACAGAGCCTCAGGTCTGGATATGGAACTTACATTGCATTGGCCTGTATTTGTAAAtgtcttttctccctctctctcttcatatTTTCCAGATGTACCACTCTGACCATGGTGTAGATTTCCCTGACCTGTCCTTCCAAATCCCTGGCAGCCCCGTAGAGCTGGACCCAGCAAACAGAGTGTGAACACAACGCTCAACACCCCACACACCTGCCTTCCCCCTCTCCCCCACAGGgcctccctctgctgctgcagctacagtcccaccctccctcctcctgaATCATGGACAGCCCTCCTAAACTGTCTGGGGAGACACTGATAGTGCATCACATTCCCCTGGTGCACTGTCAGGTGTCTGCAGGACGGCAGGGTGGCTGTGGGGGCTTGCTGAAGAGGAGTAACCCGTTCAGCACGCCAGAGAACCTGGGTCTGAGTCGCACCACTTCCCTTCCCGAGAGAGACGTCCTCCAGAGAGAGGCTCTGCTCTACAGCAGCCTGATCCAGACCTCCAGCGGCTCCTGGTCTTCCCAcagtggaggaagagagaggaagggtgGTGGGAGAGGAGGCAGCATGGCAAGTGATGATTCATCGTTTACCTCAAGCAACTCAGAGGACCAGCTTACTACAGCTCATACATTACCCAGAGCCAAACAGAGGAACAGGAATCCATTGCGTCATAATCCATTCCTGCTGAATAtggaggatgatgaggatgaagaagaggaggatgatggagaCAACCTCAGCGGTTACCTAGAGGACTCTTCATTCCACCTCCACAGTGACACTAACTCTGCTCTTGATGACGGGATGGCTCCTTTCCACTTACATGACCTTGGCTTTGCCACAGAGCCCTTCCTTTTGCACAGCTCAGTGGGAAGAAGAAGACGCGAGTCCCTGAGGGTCATAGCCTCGGATCTCTCCAACCATCTGGAAGACCTGGACATCTTAGGACTGGACAGCCAGCGACGCCATGGAAGCAGTGGTTCCAACATGTCCATGGATTGTGGAGAACAAGACTGGGGTGATGAcgatgaagaagatgaagatcATCCTATGCGGTGTGGGCGGAACAGCAAGACTGGTTCCTATTCCTCCAGCTCCTCGACCCAGCACTGCTCCTGCTGCGCACTCTCCCAGAACTACCCTCAGCACTTCCCCGAAGCCTTCTCTGAGGCTTTCCCAGAGTGCCAGCAAGGCTACGGAAGCGACTCCTCCTGCAACAGCTCTGACGGTGTGCTCGTCAACTTCAGCACCATTTACAACAAGATGAACAACGGCGTACCAGAGAAGCCGCCAGTCTCAGGACACACCAACCTCAACAGCTCCACTGACCATTCCTGCACCTCCTCTGTTTCTGACCCCCCAGGAAACCAGCGGGATTCAACCGGAGGGGCTTTCTATTTGGACCTCCACACCTCCCCAACAGAGCCTCCGCTATCACAGCAGAAATCCTCCTGCCTTGGGAACGCCTTTCCTCTCATCCGTGAACAGcacctctccacctcctccacctgctcctgttCCATGGAGCACCAGGGGGTTCTTGACCTTGACGCCAACTGCAACTCCTACCAACCTCTGCATTCTGGGTCGTCTGGTGACCTCGCGTCCTGTCTGCAGAGCCAGGCCCGCCTGGTTGTCGCCACACAAAACTACTACAAGTTAGTCACTTGTGACCTTTCATCGCAGTCGTCTCCAAGTCCTGCAGGCTCCTCGGTCAACAGCTGCTCTGACGAGCACAGCAAGGGCAGTCCCACCCCGACGCAACCGAATGAGTATTTCCTGTTCAGACAGCGAGATGTTGAGGAGGGtgttgaagaagaagaagaagaagatgaggagagGGAGTCATCTAGGGTGAGTGGAAGATAGTAcctccatttttctctttcaacTTCTGTGTGAATCACTAGTAGaacaaaaatgctaaatgagTCCCACAGTTTAGTGTTTCTTAAACGGCACTATACGTACAGGGCTGCCCATGGCCATGTCTCAGAAGACACAGTTCCTTCTCATGATGACTAACCTTCACACAGGgctgataataataaaactattcCTCCAACATCAGCACGTATCCTGACTCACAGATAATACTCGTGCAGGTGTTATACATTGGACACCTGAATCTTTTGAATTTAAAGAGTGTTGATTCCTCTTGATGGTGTGTGTTCCTGTCGTGTGCTAACCAGCTGTGTTATAGAATGTGGAGCAAATCAATCCTTGGAAATAAACTGATTATTTGCTGCATTTGATTTAATTGTGGAACTGAAgctcatttatttaatttgtaaaatcCAAgcaaatgagcaaaaaaaacacatttttctgtatCTTGAAAAACACATCTTGCCATGGGTGGTTTTCCTAATTAATCAGGTTTAGTAGACTTGATAAATTTAAGCCAAATAGATATTTCTTCAGTGATAAGAAATACAGTCCAGAGGCAGAAATGACATCAGGCTCAACAAGGAACGGGCTGCAAAAACAACCTAATGCATAAATAGCAACCACTGTACATGGAATGAAAGACATTAAAATGTCCCTGTGACAATAACCCAGAACTTAAAATAGCCGTGACACTGGTATTAGTCTGGCACTGGCTTATTTTAGATCACAGACACTGTCTGGGGTTATCTGATCATCATGAGGATTATTTTTGTTACGTAGTGCTGAAGAGTATTAATATCTGGCTGTAACTGTGCCACTGTGCCAAAGAAAATCTGCCTTTAGGGCAGTTTAGGCCTTTGGTTTGCTGcagatttgttgttttgaggATTTTAAAGAACACTTTAGGTAATTTGACATCTGATGATAGTCTGAttgttgtttcattcattttattttctgtttattcagcacgacgatgacgatgatgaggatgaggaggaaaagaagaagaatcagCAGGCGGCTGGTGGGGCGAAAGCTGCTACTGCCCTTATTGAAGGCCAGGTGTACGTCAACATCTCTCCTCCCACGGTTGGCCGGGCAGTTATCGGAGGCGGAGCCTCTTCAGGAAGTCGTCCCCGTTCTCGCAGCTACGACCGCAACCTGGACAAGTCCCCCTCTCCTCGGCTTGGATCTCTGGAGCGTATGCTGAGCTGCCCAGTCCGGCTCAGCGAGGGCGCCGCTCCAGCTCCGCCTCCTCCCCCACGAGTCACCTCCTTCGCAGAGATCGCGAGAAGTAAAAGACGAAATGCAGGTACAGGAGGGTCGCCGTCACTGAAGGCAGCTGCAGACCCTTTCTCCTCCACTTACTCCACCCACTCCCACTCCTCGGTGGATTTCTCTCCAATCCTGGAGCAGCGTGCAGAGGTGCCAAGTCAGAGCACGTCGCCTGTACCTTTCACCAGATGTTACAGCCAAGGCAGCATAGACCGACACCTGGAAGGGGCGAGGGAGACCCGGGCCAAGGCCGAAGGTGCATCATCCACAACTACACAACCACAGTTCAAAAGCACATTTAGAATATTTTGGCCACAGTAACAAAACATTCAGCAGATATTCAGCAAGATTACCATTAACCTAaaggtgtgtttctgtcttctaCACAGGAACTTAAGCCTGTTTGAGTTTGTACCAGTTAAGTCAGATATCAGGTCATTTACCTTCTGGTAGTAAAAGCACAGTCACTAAAAGCATAACCATGATGAATATATCCTACTATAATAACACAAAAAGTTCCAACAGTTTAACATACTGCGTACGTTTCTTTTACATCTGCACTACctgttaaaaacagacaaacaaagctCTGCATTGACTTAAATGCAAACCTTTTAATAAGAGTATCTGTCGTACGAGTGTCTGCATCTGTGCTTGTTGCTGTATGTCAAATGTGCCTAGGACAGAACAGTTCAGAGTGTGTTTCCTCAGCTTTAGAGGGAATGAATGGTTGAAGTGGGCCACTCATGTTCTGAATAACAATCAGGTGAGCGAGGAGATAAAGGTGTGGAAACTCTCCGCTGAGCTCTACATCAGCAcactgagctctgtgtgtgtgtgtgtgtgtgtgtgtgtgtgtgtgtgtgtgtgtgtgtgtgtgtgtgtgtgtgtgtgtgtgtgtgtgtgtgtgtgtgtgtgtgtgtgtgtgtgtgtgtgcgcgtctgctgtgtttgtgtgttcaacCAGATCCACAGGCTCGTCCCTCAAACAAGGGAAGGTCAGAGAAAGTTACAGCAGCATCAACATTGACAGttaatatataacatatatcaTATACCACAGATGAGGAGCAGGGTAGCCTCAAGGACCTGTGCCGCATCTAGAGAACCTGACCTTTTATTTCAGGGAACTCATAATAAAATGTTCAGAAGATTTAAATGTGCGTAAAGAGACAAGTGACTGAGTATTAAAGATGTcagcaacataaaaacaaagaagataGTAGGTCTGGAGATTAGACCCTTTTGCATATGAAGGTCGTGCAGCTTAAAGGAGAACAACCAAGTGCAAACATGTGCAGGCGAGTGCATGGGGCCAGAACAAGCTGTAAATGGGTCCAGAGGTGTGTGAGGACAAAAGAGATGCTTTGAACAGCAATGTGTTTAGTCACAGTGGCTATATTATATACAGTGACAATATGTAATTCAAAAAATGACTATATCTTCAGTTAATAAGTCAAAGACCAAGCCCATTGTATATCTAATTAAACAGGTAAagagtttatttatatagcacgattcatacacagagtaatacAAAGTGCTTGTAAAGGACAAGCTGAAAGTACAGAGgcagaaatcaaaataagaaactgaaagaaaattaaaggagaatgagtgaagataaaacactttcacttgtcatatgctgagctaaaaaaaaaaaaaaaaaaaaagtttttaggttggacttaaacattgccagagatgaggttTGTCTAAAATCATCAGGAGAACTATTCCAGAgtttagctgcataaaactgaaacgctgcttctccctgtttagtcctgactctgggctTGAGAAAAGAGCAGTTTGTGTAAGTGACAACAGGCATCACCATCACCTTATAAAGTTCAGTCTCAGCTGCCTGCTGCACCCCTggttacataaacacacacacacacaaaaacagcgAGTGCTTGGAATTCCACTGGAATTAGACCAGGGACATTACAGAGTGGCTGCACCAGGAATGAAATATCCCAAGAATTCCCAGCTGtctcattttgctgttttgtaaaaaCTGAGGGCCTCAGAAACATTCTGgtgatgtctttaaaaaaaaaactaccattTAAGCAGAACAACTAGAAATATAAATCAGCTTTATCAGCTGTGTgtaaaaagcaacatttttatgttttgttatgcttttattgtgaagtcgattgcaacagacacaaacaggatgTAGAAGTGGCAGGGTCCACTGTTGCAATGCACATGGGTCAAATTTAACAATCTGTAGTGTTAATAAACTGAATGTCTTTGGTTCTGAAGTTCAgcttgaagaaaataaaaactctaATGGGCATTTGAAGTTATTTTCCTATATTTCCTGaccaaatattaatattttgatcaagaaaatattgaaacaaatggtgaaaaacagattttcaaacatagaaaataaatgtttatttatatttacagtaatatagATATATTACCTCTGCTGTTACTGTTGTTAAGCATTTGCCCATCTTACTGAAGAAAGATCCAAGGTCGAATTAGAGCAGCAGCTTGGATTTAGATTCTAGTTTTTATGATTTGAGAATATTAAAGGCAGAAGAAAGAGATTATAAAGAGAACTGAGGGAGACATGTCATCCATAAGAACGAGGCAGGTACCTGTGTATGCATATCTGTCATGATTTAAGATAATAACGCGAAGCTCTGCAACATCTCCGAGCATATATATTATTCATCAGCCGGCTCTGTCGTTTCACCGTGTGCAGGCCTCTTTAAAAGCCTTTGGGAAGCAGCTCGCTCACTAATGATGGTAACATGAAGCACGGAGCTGCGAAGGAAAAGCCTGCACTGTCTAATGGATTCATCTGTGAGAGACGAGATGAGCTGAAGAGAAACGGGGCAGGCAGGCATGAAGCAGAAGGAGATGGGTaggaagacaaaaaagagaTGGGAAGGGAAGAGATGAGGGAAGAAAATGATAAttagagcagagagaggaggggcaGAGGGAGTGGTTCATTCCTCCAGGCCCAGTGGGAGCCCAGGCCTGCTGGGTGTGTGGtatctctccctcctccttcgTGTTTCTACAGCAGCTCAGTGTCGCCCTCTGTGGCTCAGAGAAAACACTTCACCCAGCTCAGGTGGCTTCAGCGGGGCGGCCTCTGGGTGACAAACAGCTTGCGCAACTCTGCTACGTCACACACGATTCTGTCTGTAAATCACTGCACTGGATCtgcgcacacacagaaaaaaacagattttgactCTGGCACAGAAAAAGTGCAGGAAAAGGCTTCTCCTCGCTGGTGTGTCTCCTGACGCAGAGCCTGCAGGTCTtctactctgtgtgtgtctgtgtgtgtgtgtgtcattgtgcaCGTGGGCTGTGTCAGAggcgtgtgtgtttttatgtgtgtgtggcatgtttgtctgtgttaaGGGCTGTTGAGCTCTGTGACTCATGACTGGGCAGTTTTCTGTTCATGTCCATGTGGTTTGGGGTTTTAATTTGAGTTTTAGCTCAGGTCTTCAGTTTAGTGCTGAAACAGGTAGTAGGTTAATAAATGTATTGATCTACTGAAATTACTTTCGTGTTTactcacatttctctttttttattaatgtaactTGAATATCTTTGGATTTTCTGCTGTTAGTTGGACAAATGAAGACGCCAGTTTAGAAACTATTATTACTGGATGTTTAACtgattaatgaaaataatcaacagGTGAATCAACCATGAAATTAATTATTAGTTGCAACTGTGCGTCAAAGCCTGAACTGAAATTATTGAACTGTGGTAAAGTTTATTAGGTTTATTATGCTTTCTAATCATTTCTGGTTTGTTGCCGACAGAGGGATTTCTACTAACcggttctttctttttccttttctgttcacctgacttttccatcttttctccACCCCTGCTGTTCTTTTTGCTTTCTTCCAGGTGGTCTCTCCAGCTCCTCAGACAGCCGCCCGGCTGTGGTCCGCTACAGTAAGGACCAGCGGCCCACCACCCTCCCCATCCAGCCCTTCACCTTCCACCACCAGTTCACCTCCAAACCCCCGCAGCCCAAGCCCCTGCTGCCCCTGCTCTCAGGCTACGTGTCTGGGATGCAGGCCCGCTCCGTCTCTGGGGCTGCGGTGGGGGAGGATAGTGAAGATGTAGCTGAACATGTGCAGCGGCACCAGGGAGCTCTGGCCACAGCAGCCCCTCCTCCAGGATCGGTGCGGCCTTCTCCTCTTGGGAGCTACTCCCCGGTCCGACTGCAAGGAGCCCCGAGCTCTGGGACTTGCTCCACCTGCACCCCCAGCCCTCAGCCGCCACACAGCCTCTCGTGCCCGCTGTCGGCAGGCCTCGGCCCCCTGCGCACCCCACCGACGGGAAAACAGGGAGAGGGTTCAGCACCACTGCCCCCTACCCCTCCACCGTCATCGCTGGGGGTAAAGAGAGGGGTGGTGCCACCAATGCTGCCGGTGGTGCAGGGACACTGTTACCATCGTGGAGCTCTGCCCAGTTTACCAGCCCTGCACAGTGACACGCTGAGCCCGCTCAGCTCTCTGGACTCTGGAAAGCATGTGGAGGGAAGCAAAGGACCTGGAACCAGGGCACATAATGGTAAGTTCCAAAATTCCTGTTTACTTTGGGCTCTACATCAGGTTTTTTCATCCCACACCCCCACTCCCTCCTTTAAACTTCACTGTGACCATcttgcctgttttgtttttctgtgtttctgtgctttacTTTCACTTTCCTGCAACTGTCAGTCGCTTCATGATCGACTCAACTGGTTTACATTAAACTAAAACGTTTCAACTAATAGTCTAAGATCGTTAAATTCTCACTGCACATGGACAGTTGagtaaaaacagcagtttgGATGGAAAGTGATGCAGCAGCAGTCATCCAGGTTCACAGCAGGATGAAACACCCTTTATTCACAGTGTTGGGGTCCTGCTGTTTTCCTAAGATAAGAGCCTGGAGCTTTCACTTTTGAAAGTTATTTCAACTAACTTGTGAACGTTATTAAGTTTTGTGTGATTCATTGTTGCTGAATTCAAAGAAGCTCTTGTTCTcactgttctttgttttctacCTGATCCTTCTCCTGTCCTCCCTTCACCGTTTCCCTCCATCCGCTCAACAAACCTCCCTTTAACCCTAACCTGACCACCAATCCTTTGCCCATACACTTCAACACCTCCCCTCCCCGACAGCACACCACCTCTCTCCTCAGGCTCTCAAATGGAGGGAGTACCGTCGACGAAACCCACTGGGGGTGGAGAGGGTCTCTGGGGGCCACTCTGGCGTGGGATCAGACCACCTAGAGTCCCGAAAGGGCGGGGGAGCTCGACCTGCCA
This genomic window contains:
- the rusc2 gene encoding iporin isoform X1, translated to MDSPPKLSGETLIVHHIPLVHCQVSAGRQGGCGGLLKRSNPFSTPENLGLSRTTSLPERDVLQREALLYSSLIQTSSGSWSSHSGGRERKGGGRGGSMASDDSSFTSSNSEDQLTTAHTLPRAKQRNRNPLRHNPFLLNMEDDEDEEEEDDGDNLSGYLEDSSFHLHSDTNSALDDGMAPFHLHDLGFATEPFLLHSSVGRRRRESLRVIASDLSNHLEDLDILGLDSQRRHGSSGSNMSMDCGEQDWGDDDEEDEDHPMRCGRNSKTGSYSSSSSTQHCSCCALSQNYPQHFPEAFSEAFPECQQGYGSDSSCNSSDGVLVNFSTIYNKMNNGVPEKPPVSGHTNLNSSTDHSCTSSVSDPPGNQRDSTGGAFYLDLHTSPTEPPLSQQKSSCLGNAFPLIREQHLSTSSTCSCSMEHQGVLDLDANCNSYQPLHSGSSGDLASCLQSQARLVVATQNYYKLVTCDLSSQSSPSPAGSSVNSCSDEHSKGSPTPTQPNEYFLFRQRDVEEGVEEEEEEDEERESSRHDDDDDEDEEEKKKNQQAAGGAKAATALIEGQVYVNISPPTVGRAVIGGGASSGSRPRSRSYDRNLDKSPSPRLGSLERMLSCPVRLSEGAAPAPPPPPRVTSFAEIARSKRRNAGTGGSPSLKAAADPFSSTYSTHSHSSVDFSPILEQRAEVPSQSTSPVPFTRCYSQGSIDRHLEGARETRAKAEGGLSSSSDSRPAVVRYSKDQRPTTLPIQPFTFHHQFTSKPPQPKPLLPLLSGYVSGMQARSVSGAAVGEDSEDVAEHVQRHQGALATAAPPPGSVRPSPLGSYSPVRLQGAPSSGTCSTCTPSPQPPHSLSCPLSAGLGPLRTPPTGKQGEGSAPLPPTPPPSSLGVKRGVVPPMLPVVQGHCYHRGALPSLPALHSDTLSPLSSLDSGKHVEGSKGPGTRAHNAHHLSPQALKWREYRRRNPLGVERVSGGHSGVGSDHLESRKGGGARPARRNVFDFPSAPSCHTLGRINVGQSAKLQQSYSDFMPDYFSLTEKPPEEFCLSPDASTSSSCSSSQPQVSVDLTQKRGLVKAVNTAVDLIVAHFGTSRDPDVKAKLGNSWVSPNVGHLILKYLCPALHEVLQDGLKAYVLDLIIGQRRCQPWSLVEASTQLGPSTRVLHSLFLKVSQYSELTSHSMRLNAFIFGLLNLKSLEFWFSHLYTHEDIIAAHYNQWGFLPLSQGPCQPLFEELLLLLQPLSLLPFDLDLLFEPHLLQKGQEHLRRKEQLCSAGQSGDQSTRSTFQLMRGWSTNVGEMVRDSSAEVKKKRAALRREGTWPRMEGAGSRRDGEKLRAGKEAATTDCRTAMMDVGLSNLWKERGMGGHRVKGVGQESNGEGGDGLEKGKKKEKEKDMVDEGRQRQDRQAGWWYQLMQSSQVYIDQSTEGSKFVKTEKRKKSSERRQGQLPPTREGVVEGAEASQEIESYSSRKSSSSSSGESAGSRGRPSWMGSPPESVLNQEKEPKPPEVTGTGAQGSAQEESPSQGQSLRWGRLFGSNVGSPSRVEPRAKAQKTRPPSGWLSLDRSVLDLVGQTILAGGGKKVEPPATTTHTQNTPPPTSNQPAETKQPPCEVRALCHHIATDPGQLSFNKGDILRVLSKADPDWLLCSLDSTQGLVPIVYVTLNSMEDSQNATGLGRY